A genomic region of Pseudomonas frederiksbergensis contains the following coding sequences:
- a CDS encoding phage tail protein: MIDANSQFFATLTNVGMAKQANADALGIPWKITEMGVGDANNTDPIPSAAQTKLINEWRRRPLNQLRVDPINPAVLIAEQIIPADEGGRWIREIALYDADGDMVAVANCAPSFKPVLSQGSGRTQVVRMNFIVSSTGNITLKIDPAVVLATREYVDTRIMEELYKLDNKQSVRVATTANIALAGLQVLDGVALLAGDRVLVKNQTVAKDNGIYIGAGPAWKRAEDADTNAEVTSALQVSVEQGTTQADTTWQLVTDGVIVLGTTTLTFQNITQGFAPINSPALLGTPTTPTPAQFDSSKLLVNCEFVQRAIGSLAKSESIDGGNVTLTAVHIGARIEMSSTGTLTLPNAKLLPKGSSILITTSLGAGVVNLAVQAGGVLALNNVGVVTPYSMSSGSDLLLVSDGSVWRGHASLECLRTSSLFAASLGSPGWQKLPSGLIIQWGQVVCVAGQGGQGGMGATMTLPLAYPNVHMQTVLTPSQTSTTAVSAWVDAEDAVSFRVSTNGVAGTIVRYISTGR; the protein is encoded by the coding sequence ATGATTGATGCGAACTCTCAGTTTTTCGCGACCCTTACGAATGTGGGGATGGCCAAACAGGCGAACGCCGATGCGCTCGGCATTCCCTGGAAGATCACCGAAATGGGCGTCGGTGATGCCAACAACACCGACCCTATCCCCAGCGCCGCGCAAACCAAGCTGATCAATGAATGGCGCCGCCGTCCGCTGAATCAACTCAGGGTCGATCCTATTAACCCGGCGGTGCTGATCGCCGAGCAGATTATTCCGGCGGATGAGGGCGGTCGTTGGATTCGCGAAATTGCCCTCTATGACGCGGACGGCGACATGGTGGCGGTAGCCAACTGTGCGCCGAGCTTCAAGCCGGTCCTGTCGCAAGGCTCGGGCCGCACGCAAGTGGTACGAATGAATTTCATCGTATCCAGCACCGGGAACATCACGCTCAAGATTGACCCGGCGGTGGTGCTGGCAACCCGTGAATACGTCGATACGCGGATCATGGAAGAGCTGTACAAGCTCGACAATAAGCAGTCGGTGCGGGTGGCCACCACAGCCAACATCGCCCTGGCGGGTCTTCAGGTTCTCGACGGTGTCGCGTTACTGGCGGGTGATCGGGTGTTGGTGAAGAACCAGACCGTGGCCAAGGACAATGGCATTTACATTGGCGCAGGTCCTGCGTGGAAGCGGGCAGAGGATGCCGACACCAATGCCGAGGTGACGTCGGCGTTACAGGTGTCTGTTGAGCAGGGCACCACACAGGCCGACACCACTTGGCAGCTGGTCACAGACGGGGTGATTGTTCTCGGCACCACGACTCTGACTTTTCAGAACATTACCCAAGGGTTTGCGCCGATCAATTCCCCGGCTTTGCTGGGTACGCCAACGACTCCAACGCCGGCTCAGTTCGACAGTAGCAAATTGCTGGTGAACTGCGAGTTTGTGCAGAGAGCGATAGGCAGCTTAGCTAAAAGTGAATCAATAGATGGGGGCAATGTAACGCTGACTGCTGTGCATATTGGTGCTCGGATTGAAATGTCTTCGACCGGAACCCTCACGCTACCCAACGCGAAATTGCTGCCTAAAGGCTCCTCGATCCTGATTACGACCTCTCTCGGAGCCGGAGTGGTAAACCTAGCAGTTCAAGCTGGGGGTGTGCTCGCACTGAATAACGTTGGCGTTGTGACTCCATACTCAATGTCCAGTGGGTCGGACCTCCTGCTGGTATCCGATGGGTCTGTATGGCGCGGCCATGCAAGTCTTGAGTGCTTGAGAACTTCCTCGCTCTTTGCCGCCAGTCTCGGCTCTCCGGGCTGGCAAAAGCTGCCGAGTGGATTAATTATCCAGTGGGGCCAGGTTGTCTGCGTAGCAGGGCAAGGAGGTCAAGGAGGCATGGGGGCCACGATGACACTGCCTCTGGCTTATCCGAACGTCCATATGCAGACGGTTCTTACGCCGTCGCAGACTTCGACAACTGCGGTTTCAGCGTGGGTTGATGCTGAGGATGCGGTTTCGTTCCGCGTCAGTACTAACGGGGTTGCTGGAACTATTGTTCGATATATCTCAACCGGGAGGTGA
- a CDS encoding phage tail protein I, with protein MRSLLPLNSTPLERAIEAAFYEETIIPLRTLYNPDTCPVHLLPHLAWAWSVDRWDPSWSESVKRAAIKASFYIHAHKGTIGALRRVVEPLGYLIEIIEWFKTVPEGVPGTFALKVGVLDTGITEEMYQELERLIDDAKPVSRHMTGLAISLETQGALNISVALYEGDEIDVYPPVMRDIEVTGTIGVVGREHSIDTLDVYS; from the coding sequence ATGCGCAGTCTTTTACCGCTCAACAGCACGCCGCTGGAGCGTGCTATTGAGGCGGCGTTCTATGAGGAAACCATCATCCCGCTGCGCACGCTGTACAACCCCGATACCTGTCCGGTTCATCTGTTGCCGCACCTGGCGTGGGCCTGGTCGGTCGACCGCTGGGATCCCAGTTGGTCCGAGTCGGTCAAGCGGGCAGCCATCAAGGCGTCGTTTTACATCCATGCGCACAAGGGAACCATTGGCGCATTGCGCCGCGTGGTCGAGCCGCTGGGCTACCTGATTGAAATTATCGAGTGGTTCAAGACGGTGCCGGAGGGCGTACCGGGCACCTTCGCGCTGAAGGTCGGTGTTCTCGACACCGGTATCACCGAGGAAATGTATCAGGAGTTGGAACGCCTGATTGACGACGCCAAGCCCGTCAGTCGGCACATGACCGGCCTGGCGATCAGCCTCGAAACCCAAGGCGCTTTGAATATCAGTGTCGCCCTGTACGAGGGCGATGAAATCGACGTTTACCCGCCGGTCATGCGTGACATCGAGGTCACCGGCACCATCGGCGTGGTTGGGCGCGAACACTCTATAGACACCCTGGACGTTTATTCATGA
- a CDS encoding baseplate assembly protein → MSTLVDLSELPAPEVLEPLDFEVVYEEGLEVFRGHMGDNWTASLESDPVTKLLEVGSYIKLGNRARVNDAAKAQLLAYATAGDLDQLAANVNLKRLVIQPADPLAVPPVEAVMESHDALRERVQLAYEGLTTAGPRNSYILHARNASALVADATAESPSPACVDLTVLSLEGDGEASSELLAKVATVVNDEDVRPVGDRVTVRSAEIIRYRVDAVLHMKGAGPENDAALDEAIKRLAAWINPRRRLGVEVARSGVDAQLHVAGVGRVELKGWRDLAPTKGQAAYCTGYSVVLGG, encoded by the coding sequence ATGAGTACCTTGGTGGACCTGTCGGAATTGCCGGCACCGGAGGTGCTAGAGCCGCTGGACTTTGAAGTCGTGTACGAGGAAGGGCTGGAGGTTTTCCGTGGCCACATGGGCGACAACTGGACGGCCTCGCTGGAAAGCGACCCGGTCACCAAACTCCTGGAGGTCGGCAGCTACATCAAGCTCGGCAACCGAGCGCGAGTCAACGACGCGGCCAAGGCGCAGCTGCTGGCCTATGCCACCGCCGGGGATCTGGATCAGCTGGCGGCGAACGTCAACCTGAAGCGCCTGGTGATTCAGCCGGCCGACCCGCTGGCAGTCCCGCCGGTCGAGGCGGTCATGGAGTCCCACGACGCACTGCGTGAGCGGGTGCAACTGGCGTACGAAGGCTTGACCACGGCCGGGCCGCGTAACAGCTACATCCTGCATGCGCGTAATGCCTCGGCGCTGGTGGCAGATGCGACGGCCGAAAGCCCGTCACCTGCGTGTGTGGACCTGACAGTGCTCAGCCTTGAAGGCGACGGTGAGGCCAGCTCAGAGCTGCTGGCCAAGGTCGCGACGGTCGTCAATGACGAAGACGTGCGACCGGTCGGTGATCGCGTAACTGTGCGAAGTGCCGAGATCATTCGTTACCGCGTCGACGCGGTGCTGCACATGAAGGGTGCTGGCCCTGAAAACGATGCAGCGCTCGATGAGGCGATTAAACGTCTGGCGGCCTGGATCAACCCGCGCAGGCGGTTGGGGGTTGAGGTGGCTCGTTCTGGTGTCGACGCGCAACTGCACGTTGCCGGGGTGGGGCGCGTTGAACTCAAAGGTTGGCGTGATCTGGCCCCGACCAAGGGGCAGGCGGCTTACTGTACCGGTTACAGCGTCGTGCTGGGAGGTTGA
- a CDS encoding GPW/gp25 family protein — MIGMDRHTGQPISGIEHLRQSVEDILGTPLLSRRERPLYGCKLRRMVDLPINEGWKSAAQAEAARALGLWEPRLKLERVRVVSVLGGKINLRISGEYLGVRGTLEVWV; from the coding sequence ATGATCGGAATGGATCGCCACACCGGGCAGCCCATCTCCGGTATCGAGCATTTACGCCAGTCCGTTGAAGACATCCTCGGCACGCCGTTACTGAGCCGCCGCGAGCGACCACTGTACGGTTGCAAGCTGCGGCGCATGGTCGACCTGCCCATTAACGAAGGCTGGAAAAGCGCCGCTCAAGCCGAGGCCGCTCGGGCGTTAGGCCTTTGGGAACCACGCCTGAAGCTTGAGCGGGTGCGCGTGGTGTCCGTGCTGGGCGGGAAAATCAATTTGCGGATCAGCGGCGAATACCTCGGTGTGCGCGGCACGTTGGAGGTGTGGGTATGA
- a CDS encoding phage baseplate assembly protein V, with the protein MSYVSAQHDRMLAGLVKDCYVVAVDLAASPPVCRVSDGEWVSGWVRWHSVAAGKARHWRAPSINEQGTLISTSGDVSQGTFIPGLYGNGGAPPDNRDHVEVWRFEDGGSLVYDWEAKSYTISVPSGTVTIKVGATQAEVTDSAVTVKTGTINLEATVNIKGPVNIDGPLHATQDITSDAAILDTAGNSNHHSH; encoded by the coding sequence ATGAGTTATGTGTCAGCTCAACACGACCGGATGCTCGCGGGCCTGGTCAAGGACTGTTATGTCGTGGCGGTGGATCTCGCCGCTTCGCCACCGGTGTGCCGGGTATCGGACGGTGAATGGGTCAGCGGCTGGGTGCGCTGGCACAGCGTGGCCGCCGGTAAAGCCCGGCATTGGCGGGCGCCCAGCATTAATGAGCAGGGCACGCTGATCAGTACCAGTGGCGACGTGTCGCAAGGGACGTTTATTCCCGGCCTGTACGGCAATGGTGGGGCCCCACCGGACAATCGCGACCACGTTGAAGTCTGGCGTTTCGAGGATGGCGGCTCACTGGTCTACGACTGGGAGGCCAAGAGCTACACCATCAGCGTGCCGAGTGGCACAGTCACCATCAAGGTGGGGGCGACCCAGGCGGAGGTCACAGACAGCGCGGTGACGGTGAAGACCGGCACCATCAACCTGGAGGCAACCGTGAACATCAAGGGGCCGGTGAACATCGACGGCCCATTGCACGCGACGCAGGACATCACCAGCGATGCGGCGATTCTCGACACCGCTGGCAACAGCAACCACCACTCGCATTAG
- a CDS encoding head-tail joining protein: MGFRDLIAEVDAVVFETLGDSARIEGRDEPVLGMFAAPWLQPKIGKLNTGLREPRFEIRVSDSHDLKKGLLVSVDLPELDGGGDYDLLQLEPSGDGLVALILRKRV; the protein is encoded by the coding sequence ATGGGCTTTCGTGACCTGATCGCCGAGGTCGACGCGGTGGTGTTCGAAACCCTAGGCGACAGCGCCCGGATCGAGGGCCGTGACGAGCCGGTCCTTGGGATGTTCGCTGCGCCCTGGTTGCAACCGAAGATCGGCAAGCTCAACACGGGGCTGCGAGAGCCCCGGTTTGAGATTCGAGTCAGCGATTCGCACGATCTGAAGAAGGGCCTGCTGGTCAGCGTGGATCTGCCGGAACTGGACGGTGGTGGCGATTACGATTTGTTGCAGCTGGAGCCGAGCGGTGACGGCCTGGTCGCTCTTATTTTGAGGAAGCGCGTATGA
- a CDS encoding major capsid protein: MADIAIFDDEAFSVSSLTAAINEQEYLPGRISSLGLFREEGITTLTVQIEKDGDALALVPAGERGTSGLVVGASKRLMIPFNTVHLPQRFTIKADEIQGIRAFGTRTELQAVQDVVNGRLAKTRRQLDATHEFQRMGALNGQVLDADGKTVLLDIYKAFGVQRQKMSMELSKPDTNVRVKCGEALDLQEDALGNITSSGSRGFCGKNFWNKLISHQSVEKTYLNTMQAAALRGDARESFEFGGIIWERYRGKVAGVSFVHDDKALLVPEGVPDLYISVFAPADYMETVNTQGIPYYSKIEPLPFNKGMAGEAQSNPLHLCTRPRAQILLEL; the protein is encoded by the coding sequence ATGGCCGACATCGCCATTTTTGACGACGAAGCGTTTTCTGTTTCCTCGCTGACCGCAGCCATCAACGAACAAGAATACCTGCCGGGCCGTATCAGCAGCCTCGGCCTGTTTCGCGAAGAAGGTATTACCACCCTGACCGTGCAGATTGAAAAGGACGGCGATGCCCTGGCGCTGGTGCCGGCCGGCGAGCGCGGTACCTCAGGCTTGGTGGTTGGGGCCAGCAAGCGTTTGATGATCCCGTTCAACACGGTGCACCTGCCGCAGCGCTTCACCATTAAGGCCGATGAAATTCAGGGCATCCGCGCCTTCGGCACGCGTACCGAGTTGCAGGCGGTGCAGGATGTGGTCAACGGCCGACTGGCGAAAACTCGTCGTCAGCTGGATGCCACCCACGAGTTCCAACGCATGGGTGCGCTGAATGGGCAGGTGCTCGATGCTGACGGCAAAACCGTCCTGCTGGACATCTACAAAGCGTTCGGTGTTCAGCGGCAGAAAATGTCAATGGAACTGAGCAAGCCGGACACCAACGTTCGGGTTAAATGCGGTGAAGCCCTAGACCTGCAAGAGGACGCGTTGGGCAACATCACCAGTTCCGGTTCCCGTGGATTCTGCGGCAAGAACTTCTGGAACAAGCTGATCAGTCACCAGTCGGTAGAGAAGACGTACCTCAACACAATGCAGGCAGCAGCGCTTCGCGGCGATGCCCGTGAAAGCTTCGAGTTCGGCGGCATCATTTGGGAGCGCTACCGTGGCAAGGTTGCCGGTGTGTCTTTCGTCCACGACGACAAGGCGCTGCTGGTGCCGGAGGGTGTGCCGGATCTGTACATCTCGGTGTTCGCTCCGGCCGACTACATGGAGACGGTCAACACCCAGGGCATTCCGTACTACAGCAAAATCGAGCCACTGCCGTTCAACAAAGGCATGGCCGGGGAAGCCCAGTCGAACCCGCTGCACCTGTGCACTCGGCCCCGTGCACAGATCCTGCTGGAACTCTGA
- a CDS encoding head decoration protein, with translation MTIKREPMHAGEFLLSEGAGNISREAIDVAAGPALEPGQVLGLITATGQFAPYNPAGEDGTQNATAILFGPLGESEDVRRGRAVVRLAEISEAHLTGLDLDAEKALATHFLIVR, from the coding sequence ATGACCATTAAAAGAGAGCCGATGCATGCGGGCGAGTTCCTGCTGTCCGAGGGCGCCGGCAATATCTCGCGGGAAGCAATCGATGTGGCGGCAGGTCCTGCACTAGAGCCAGGGCAAGTCCTCGGTCTAATCACCGCCACCGGCCAGTTCGCGCCTTACAACCCCGCTGGGGAGGACGGGACGCAGAACGCTACCGCGATCCTGTTCGGTCCTTTGGGCGAGTCTGAAGATGTGCGGCGCGGTCGCGCTGTGGTGCGGCTGGCCGAGATCAGTGAGGCCCATTTGACCGGGCTCGACCTCGATGCCGAAAAGGCCCTGGCCACCCATTTCCTGATCGTCCGCTGA
- a CDS encoding head maturation protease, ClpP-related → MSKRAQPRIYNRAGQRVQVKDKTWYALQASGEAAERVFEVFVYGEIGAWGITANQFVQDLRAMDDGVSPVIAAFNSIGGDLFDGLAMHNALSRLGERCTGRIDALAASAASVAVCGAHKVVIAANAMLMIHNPWTYAAGDAEDFRKVADVLDQTMEAIIAAYKAKAPDIDEVELRRLVAAETWLTANEAVALGLADEVGDGVKVKACLGQGGVLQRYQHAPADLLAQLDEPPEPDPELEPDDPLPAPPVVDSAKLALMITQRCAEAGISNLVAPLLSSTQLESEEIVQAGLTRAKAVNDLCVAARLPELSAEYVEAGLDAAAVRARLFDKIVGSGKGFEIDNSLPLDNDPAPKVLAKQPDPPSIWAARQAAQGGHPQSAKGVRP, encoded by the coding sequence ATGAGCAAAAGAGCGCAACCGCGCATTTACAACAGGGCTGGCCAGCGGGTGCAGGTGAAAGACAAAACCTGGTATGCCCTGCAAGCCAGCGGTGAGGCTGCCGAGCGAGTTTTCGAAGTCTTCGTTTACGGCGAGATCGGTGCCTGGGGCATTACCGCCAATCAGTTTGTGCAGGATCTGCGCGCCATGGACGACGGCGTCTCGCCGGTGATCGCGGCGTTCAACAGCATCGGCGGCGATTTGTTTGACGGGCTGGCCATGCACAACGCGCTGTCGCGTCTGGGCGAGCGCTGCACTGGCCGCATTGATGCGTTGGCAGCCAGTGCAGCCAGCGTGGCGGTGTGCGGCGCACATAAGGTCGTGATTGCAGCCAACGCCATGTTGATGATCCACAACCCTTGGACCTATGCGGCTGGGGATGCCGAGGACTTCCGCAAGGTGGCCGACGTGCTCGATCAGACAATGGAGGCAATCATCGCGGCCTACAAGGCCAAGGCGCCGGACATCGATGAGGTCGAGTTGCGTCGGTTGGTCGCCGCTGAGACCTGGTTGACTGCCAATGAGGCTGTGGCTCTGGGCTTGGCCGATGAAGTCGGTGACGGCGTCAAGGTTAAGGCCTGTCTTGGCCAGGGTGGCGTACTACAGCGTTACCAGCACGCACCGGCTGACTTGCTGGCCCAGCTTGATGAACCACCGGAGCCTGATCCGGAGTTAGAGCCTGACGATCCGCTACCGGCGCCGCCCGTGGTCGACTCAGCCAAGCTGGCATTGATGATCACCCAGCGTTGCGCGGAGGCGGGGATCAGCAACCTGGTCGCGCCGTTGCTCAGCTCAACCCAGCTCGAAAGCGAAGAGATCGTCCAGGCGGGCCTGACGCGCGCCAAGGCCGTGAACGACCTTTGTGTTGCCGCACGGTTGCCGGAGCTCAGCGCCGAGTATGTCGAGGCTGGACTGGATGCAGCCGCGGTTCGGGCGCGTCTGTTCGACAAGATCGTCGGCAGCGGCAAGGGCTTTGAAATCGACAACAGCCTGCCACTGGATAACGACCCGGCGCCGAAGGTGCTGGCCAAACAACCTGATCCACCCTCGATCTGGGCCGCCCGTCAGGCCGCCCAAGGAGGACACCCCCAATCCGCGAAAGGAGTAAGACCATGA
- a CDS encoding phage portal protein: MARHYPTLTRNGFVLPSNIKASYEGAGEGRRSTGWDAPDNGVNSINTPALRNLRSRSRAAVRNDPYAFNVIDKRVSNLIGTGINPRPKTEDHELRKLLQELWEDWVDESDADERTDFYGQQALIARTVETSGECFVRLRPRSLDDGLAVPFQLQTLAPEFVPHDKFETTKTGNIIRAGIEFTPGGHRVAYWMYLSHPRDASSLNAGYNQLVRVPAAQVLHIFEPVEPGQLRGVPRLSPVLKRLRSLDNYDDAVLFRQEVANLFAGFISRPAPDAGPVPRDPVTGQPLSLDRDGFTPMVALEPGTMQELGPGEEVEFSKPPDAGNNYPDFMRQQLMAAAAGTGTPYEILTGDMREVNDRALRVVLTEFRRRLEQLQFSVYVHQLCRPVRAAWMDMAVLSGALVLEDYAQRRREYLRTRWVPQGWAYIQPVQDVQARRMEVQAGFASRSEMVLRTGYDAETVDAENAADLTRATTLGLNYNTLDAVQPIDDKEQT, encoded by the coding sequence ATGGCCCGACATTATCCGACGCTGACCCGTAACGGATTTGTGTTGCCGTCGAACATCAAGGCCAGTTACGAAGGCGCCGGGGAGGGCCGTCGCTCCACTGGCTGGGATGCTCCCGACAACGGGGTCAACAGCATCAACACTCCGGCACTGCGCAACCTGCGCTCCCGCTCGCGTGCGGCGGTACGCAACGACCCGTATGCCTTCAACGTCATCGACAAGCGCGTCAGTAACCTGATCGGCACCGGCATCAACCCTCGGCCGAAAACCGAAGATCATGAACTGCGCAAGTTGCTGCAGGAACTCTGGGAGGACTGGGTCGATGAGTCGGACGCCGATGAGCGCACCGACTTCTACGGCCAGCAGGCACTGATCGCTCGCACGGTCGAAACCTCGGGCGAGTGCTTTGTACGACTGCGTCCGCGTAGCCTGGACGATGGCCTGGCGGTTCCGTTTCAGCTCCAGACATTGGCGCCGGAGTTCGTGCCGCATGACAAATTCGAGACCACTAAAACCGGCAACATCATCCGTGCCGGGATCGAGTTCACGCCGGGCGGCCATCGGGTGGCGTACTGGATGTACCTGTCACACCCGCGTGATGCGTCGTCGCTGAACGCCGGCTACAACCAGTTGGTGCGGGTACCGGCTGCTCAGGTGTTGCACATCTTCGAGCCGGTCGAGCCAGGCCAGCTACGTGGTGTGCCGCGATTGTCGCCGGTGTTGAAGCGCCTGCGCAGTCTCGACAACTACGACGATGCGGTGTTGTTCCGACAGGAGGTGGCGAATCTGTTCGCCGGCTTCATCAGTCGCCCGGCACCGGATGCCGGACCTGTTCCGAGAGACCCGGTCACCGGCCAGCCGTTGAGTCTGGATCGTGATGGCTTCACGCCGATGGTCGCGCTGGAGCCCGGCACCATGCAGGAGCTGGGGCCAGGGGAGGAGGTCGAGTTCTCCAAACCGCCGGACGCGGGCAACAACTACCCGGACTTCATGCGACAGCAGTTGATGGCAGCCGCTGCAGGCACGGGTACGCCTTACGAGATCCTCACCGGCGATATGCGTGAGGTCAATGACCGGGCGCTGCGGGTAGTGCTCACCGAGTTCCGCCGTCGCCTGGAGCAACTGCAATTCAGCGTTTACGTCCACCAGCTCTGCCGCCCGGTCCGGGCCGCCTGGATGGACATGGCTGTCTTGTCGGGCGCCCTGGTGCTGGAGGATTACGCACAGCGTCGCCGTGAGTACCTGCGCACACGTTGGGTGCCGCAAGGCTGGGCCTACATCCAGCCCGTGCAGGACGTACAAGCACGGCGGATGGAAGTGCAGGCCGGTTTTGCCTCGCGCAGCGAAATGGTCCTGCGTACCGGCTACGACGCCGAAACGGTCGACGCGGAAAACGCCGCCGATCTGACCCGGGCCACCACCCTTGGCCTCAACTACAACACTCTCGACGCCGTCCAGCCAATCGACGACAAGGAGCAAACATGA
- a CDS encoding phage head-tail joining protein, with amino-acid sequence MSFTQKHLDAVEGAIARGEKTVRYGDRTVEYRSIDELLKARDQIRTSLVNSAGPRSRVVRLYHGGKGV; translated from the coding sequence ATGTCCTTTACCCAGAAGCACCTCGACGCGGTTGAGGGGGCCATCGCTCGCGGTGAGAAAACCGTGCGCTATGGCGACCGCACCGTGGAATACAGATCCATCGATGAGCTGCTTAAGGCTCGCGACCAGATTCGCACCTCGCTGGTCAACTCGGCCGGGCCGCGCTCTCGCGTGGTTCGTCTGTACCACGGAGGCAAGGGAGTCTAA
- a CDS encoding phage terminase large subunit family protein, with translation MPTEIPDGAEVYREAYFRGLRPDPDVWIDQWADEYMRIPRDTGAAEPGQYRTSRTPYAREPMRCLSPAHPCKRVITMVASQLMKTQIGLNWIGGLMHMAPSNILALLPSLGLAKRVSSRIGKTIKATPVLRERVAANRSRDSRNTMDTKEFEGGTLYVTTAGSAANLSELSARYVYGDEIDRWEVDIGEEGDPIELAETRGSTFGRNAKFYFSSSPTIKGASRISDLFDGSDQRHYYVPCPTCGHMQTLEWERLHYSKDYSVVHYECAGPECDVLIEEYHKGEMLANGEWRAHAEGDGETVGFHLNALYSPLGWMDWKSLAKQFEKAKKAQAKGDLEPMQVFYNTRLAKVWDAAQEQTKADVLKRRARLEGYGLGSMPAGVLMLTGAVDVQANRLEFMVMGWGVGMERWVVDFQVIPGDPSDERTWSALDELLKARYRHPCGVGLGILAVAVDSGGHHTDEVYQFCRVRRWRNIFAIKGASKPGKPVIAQRPSMVDVTWKGQTERHGAELWFVGTDTAKDWIYNRYPFESGPGALHFANDLPDDFFDQCVAERKVARYVRGHKRIEWVKGKAERNEALDLMVYCLAMAHYLGLNRYKEHDWERVRQALAQSGLFDEAQGIKPVQGERLSSEPPVVTASPQPAPQPVAPVVQSRPAAPPPQRRSSSSGYLKRR, from the coding sequence ATGCCCACGGAAATTCCTGACGGTGCAGAGGTGTACCGCGAGGCGTATTTCCGTGGGTTACGGCCCGACCCGGACGTCTGGATCGATCAGTGGGCCGACGAGTACATGCGGATCCCGCGTGACACCGGCGCCGCTGAGCCGGGCCAGTACCGCACCTCGCGCACGCCGTATGCCCGCGAGCCTATGCGTTGTCTCTCGCCGGCCCACCCTTGCAAGCGCGTGATCACCATGGTCGCGTCGCAACTGATGAAAACGCAGATCGGTCTGAACTGGATCGGTGGCCTGATGCACATGGCGCCGTCGAACATCCTTGCGCTGTTGCCCAGCCTCGGCCTGGCCAAACGGGTGTCGTCGCGGATCGGCAAAACGATCAAGGCTACGCCTGTACTGCGGGAGCGAGTGGCGGCCAACCGGTCGCGGGACTCGCGCAACACTATGGATACCAAGGAGTTCGAGGGCGGTACGTTGTACGTCACCACCGCCGGCTCGGCGGCCAACCTGTCGGAGCTGTCGGCGCGCTACGTTTACGGTGACGAAATCGACCGGTGGGAAGTGGACATCGGCGAGGAGGGCGACCCCATCGAACTGGCGGAAACCCGTGGCAGTACCTTCGGCCGCAACGCGAAGTTCTACTTCTCCAGCTCGCCGACGATCAAGGGCGCCTCGCGGATCTCGGACCTGTTCGATGGCAGTGACCAGCGTCACTACTACGTGCCGTGCCCGACCTGCGGGCACATGCAAACCCTGGAGTGGGAGCGCCTGCACTACTCGAAGGATTACAGCGTGGTGCACTACGAGTGCGCCGGGCCTGAGTGTGACGTGCTGATCGAGGAGTACCACAAGGGCGAGATGCTCGCCAACGGTGAATGGCGCGCCCATGCCGAGGGCGACGGCGAGACGGTGGGCTTTCACCTCAACGCGCTTTATTCACCGCTGGGCTGGATGGACTGGAAGTCACTGGCCAAGCAATTCGAGAAGGCCAAGAAGGCCCAAGCCAAGGGTGACCTTGAACCCATGCAGGTGTTCTACAACACCCGTCTGGCCAAGGTCTGGGACGCCGCTCAGGAGCAAACCAAGGCCGATGTGCTGAAGCGGCGGGCTCGATTGGAAGGCTATGGCCTCGGCTCAATGCCGGCCGGCGTGTTGATGCTCACCGGCGCGGTCGACGTTCAGGCCAATCGCCTGGAGTTCATGGTCATGGGCTGGGGTGTCGGTATGGAGCGCTGGGTCGTTGACTTCCAGGTGATTCCGGGAGATCCCTCAGATGAACGCACCTGGTCAGCGCTGGATGAATTGCTCAAGGCTCGTTACCGCCATCCGTGCGGTGTCGGCCTCGGCATTCTGGCGGTGGCGGTCGACTCCGGCGGTCACCACACCGATGAGGTCTACCAGTTCTGCCGCGTTCGCCGCTGGCGCAATATCTTCGCCATCAAAGGTGCGAGCAAGCCTGGTAAGCCGGTAATCGCTCAGCGGCCGTCGATGGTCGACGTGACCTGGAAGGGGCAGACCGAACGCCATGGCGCCGAACTGTGGTTTGTCGGGACCGACACGGCCAAGGACTGGATCTACAACCGTTACCCGTTCGAGTCAGGGCCGGGTGCGTTGCACTTCGCCAATGACCTACCAGATGACTTCTTCGACCAGTGCGTCGCGGAACGCAAGGTCGCCCGCTACGTGCGGGGCCATAAGCGCATCGAGTGGGTCAAGGGCAAGGCCGAGCGCAACGAAGCGCTCGACCTGATGGTGTACTGCCTGGCCATGGCCCATTACCTGGGCCTCAATCGCTACAAGGAACACGACTGGGAGCGGGTGCGTCAGGCTCTTGCGCAGTCTGGTTTGTTCGACGAAGCGCAGGGCATCAAACCCGTTCAGGGCGAGCGCCTTAGCAGTGAGCCCCCAGTCGTCACCGCATCACCACAACCGGCGCCGCAACCCGTTGCTCCGGTCGTGCAATCACGACCAGCAGCACCGCCGCCTCAACGCCGCAGCTCCAGCAGCGGTTACCTGAAGAGACGCTGA